A genomic segment from Archangium lipolyticum encodes:
- a CDS encoding lycopene cyclase domain-containing protein, translated as MTYGRFLGLFVVLPILFLLVRYRRTLTWRGLAPMGILLVVVYAATSPWDNLAVKWGLWGFDPERIWGIKLGYLPLEEYLFFGLQTLLVGLWARERLRRVLEEAPAEEKKEPAGSTKAREPRLDAEEVAS; from the coding sequence ATGACCTACGGACGCTTCCTGGGATTGTTCGTCGTGCTGCCCATCCTCTTCCTGCTGGTGCGCTACCGGCGGACGCTGACGTGGAGAGGGCTGGCGCCGATGGGGATACTGCTGGTGGTGGTGTACGCGGCGACGTCGCCGTGGGACAACCTGGCGGTGAAGTGGGGGCTGTGGGGCTTCGACCCGGAGCGCATCTGGGGAATCAAGCTGGGCTACCTGCCGCTGGAGGAGTACCTCTTCTTCGGGCTGCAGACGTTGCTGGTGGGGCTCTGGGCGCGCGAGCGGCTGCGCCGGGTGCTGGAAGAGGCCCCCGCGGAGGAGAAGAAGGAGCCGGCCGGATCCACGAAGGCCCGCGAGCCGAGGCTGGACGCGGAGGAGGTGGCGTCATGA
- a CDS encoding lycopene cyclase domain-containing protein: MMESRWAYLIHLMAWAVPFIVLQLGLLVHHFRGRSWAVLKAVLPPALVVGTYLVVADHLAIRVGIWNFGEGKHLGVYVAGVPLEEILFFLLTSVMVSLGLTLFTALLSRREARVP; the protein is encoded by the coding sequence ATGATGGAGTCGCGCTGGGCGTACCTCATCCACCTGATGGCGTGGGCGGTGCCCTTCATCGTGTTGCAGCTGGGGCTGCTGGTGCACCACTTCCGGGGCCGCTCGTGGGCGGTGCTGAAGGCGGTGTTGCCTCCGGCGCTGGTGGTGGGCACGTACCTGGTGGTGGCGGATCACCTGGCCATCCGCGTGGGCATCTGGAACTTCGGCGAGGGAAAGCACCTGGGCGTGTACGTGGCGGGGGTGCCGCTGGAGGAGATCCTCTTCTTCCTGCTGACGAGCGTGATGGTGTCCCTGGGGTTGACGCTCTTCACTGCGCTCCTCTCGCGGCGGGAGGCGCGTGTGCCGTGA
- a CDS encoding lysophospholipid acyltransferase family protein: MIRAAKGGLLGWVLDGYVGWKFRSAFRGLWVRGGLPGGEGSRLVYANHCNWWDGFVLHQVGKAAGWDAYCVMEEHNLERYRFLSRLGAFSIRRGEWASSLETLRYAGQLLRGPRAAVCLFPEGELRPFGVLPLRLERGVELLARVGKVECVPLAIRYAFFEHERPDVLVEVGTPHAAGSLSRFQAELEGAVRRLAEATSLEGFTRVVSGGMGVAERWDVVRGRAPSA; the protein is encoded by the coding sequence GTGATTCGCGCGGCGAAGGGCGGACTCCTCGGGTGGGTGCTCGATGGCTACGTCGGGTGGAAGTTCCGCTCGGCGTTCCGTGGCCTGTGGGTGCGCGGAGGGCTGCCGGGAGGGGAGGGCTCGCGCCTGGTGTACGCCAACCATTGCAACTGGTGGGACGGCTTCGTGCTGCACCAGGTGGGGAAGGCGGCGGGGTGGGACGCGTACTGCGTCATGGAGGAGCACAACCTGGAGCGCTACCGTTTCCTGTCCCGGCTGGGGGCGTTCAGCATCCGCCGGGGCGAGTGGGCCTCGTCGCTGGAGACGCTGCGGTACGCGGGCCAGTTGTTGCGTGGACCCCGGGCGGCGGTGTGCCTGTTTCCGGAGGGGGAGCTGAGGCCCTTCGGGGTGCTGCCGCTGCGGCTGGAGCGCGGGGTGGAGCTGCTGGCGCGGGTGGGGAAGGTGGAGTGCGTACCGCTCGCCATCCGCTATGCCTTCTTCGAGCACGAGCGGCCGGACGTGCTGGTGGAGGTGGGGACGCCGCACGCGGCGGGGTCGCTGTCGCGCTTCCAGGCGGAGCTGGAGGGGGCGGTGCGGCGGCTGGCGGAGGCGACGAGCCTGGAGGGCTTCACGCGGGTGGTGTCCGGGGGCATGGGGGTGGCGGAGCGTTGGGACGTGGTGCGGGGGAGGGCGCCTTCGGCATGA
- a CDS encoding MerR family transcriptional regulator — MTLRIRTIARLTGIREATLRAWERRYGFPRPHRNESNYRVYSRDEVENIRRVAKLISEGLAVSEAIAQVRTTPVGELPVGERLEERFWSAVMMLDGDEADRVLGEARATMDAQAYCDSFLMPLLREMGMRLDIAREHMASALIRQRLRALLLAEDSRPEGPRVLLACPERDMHEGGLLALGLHLKRKGWRVTLLGADTPAEALRSACQQVHPDLVALSCVRRREPGELQQVLSASVEACAPTLVVVGGPGAREHLKAIFSAGAQYAETAEELVLLWQQARGESNRT, encoded by the coding sequence ATGACGCTGCGCATCCGGACCATCGCCCGGCTGACGGGCATCCGCGAGGCCACGCTGCGGGCCTGGGAGCGGCGCTATGGCTTCCCGCGCCCCCACCGCAACGAGAGCAACTACCGGGTGTACTCGCGCGACGAGGTGGAGAACATCCGCCGGGTGGCGAAGCTCATCTCCGAGGGCCTGGCGGTGAGCGAGGCGATCGCCCAGGTGCGGACGACGCCGGTGGGCGAGCTGCCGGTGGGTGAGCGGCTGGAGGAGCGCTTCTGGTCGGCGGTGATGATGCTGGACGGGGACGAGGCGGACCGGGTGCTGGGCGAGGCGCGGGCCACGATGGACGCGCAGGCCTACTGTGACTCCTTCCTCATGCCGCTGCTGCGGGAGATGGGGATGCGGCTGGACATCGCGCGGGAGCACATGGCCTCGGCGCTCATCCGCCAGCGGCTGCGCGCCCTGCTGCTGGCCGAGGACTCGCGCCCGGAGGGCCCCCGGGTGCTGCTGGCCTGTCCGGAGCGGGACATGCACGAGGGCGGACTGCTGGCGCTGGGACTGCACTTGAAGCGGAAGGGCTGGAGGGTGACGCTGCTGGGGGCGGATACGCCGGCGGAGGCGTTGCGCTCGGCCTGCCAGCAGGTGCACCCGGATCTGGTGGCGCTCTCCTGCGTGCGGAGGAGGGAGCCAGGGGAGCTGCAACAGGTGCTGAGCGCCTCGGTCGAGGCGTGTGCTCCGACGCTGGTGGTGGTAGGAGGGCCGGGCGCGCGTGAGCACCTGAAGGCCATCTTCAGCGCGGGGGCGCAGTACGCCGAGACCGCGGAGGAGCTGGTGCTCCTCTGGCAGCAGGCGCGCGGCGAGTCGAACCGTACCTGA
- a CDS encoding MerR family transcriptional regulator gives MAERTYRIHVAAELSGVRVELIRAWERRYGVLAPRRTPSGYRVYTDRDVALLRRLKQLTEEGVSISEAATMLPQLLREMDAARPAVEPDSSSVRAWMDDALAAAEALDQARISAVLDEVLAALSPLRAYDEVLVPLQREVGERWHEGTFSVGQEHLVTQEVRARLIGLLHAAPGQGNRRVVLACFPTEEHEIGLLGAALRLRHAGMSVTLLGQRTPAAEVGRVAHALKAELVGLSAVTDEGARVFEDTLSRILEGIPQGTPVWVGGPGALLHREVGERLGVHVFESGDDWARLLGA, from the coding sequence ATGGCCGAGCGCACCTACAGAATCCATGTCGCCGCCGAGCTGTCCGGGGTGAGGGTAGAGCTCATCCGGGCCTGGGAGCGGCGCTACGGTGTGCTGGCGCCGAGGCGCACGCCCTCGGGCTACCGGGTGTACACGGACCGGGACGTGGCGCTGCTGCGGCGGCTCAAGCAACTCACCGAGGAGGGGGTGTCCATCAGCGAGGCGGCGACGATGTTGCCGCAGTTGCTGAGGGAGATGGACGCGGCGCGGCCCGCCGTGGAGCCAGACTCCTCGAGCGTGCGGGCGTGGATGGACGATGCGCTCGCGGCGGCGGAGGCGCTGGACCAGGCGCGGATCTCGGCGGTGCTGGACGAGGTGCTGGCGGCGCTGTCGCCGCTGAGGGCGTATGACGAGGTGCTGGTGCCCCTGCAGCGGGAGGTGGGGGAGCGCTGGCATGAGGGCACGTTCTCGGTGGGGCAGGAGCACCTGGTGACGCAGGAGGTGCGCGCACGGCTCATCGGCCTGCTGCACGCGGCACCGGGCCAGGGGAACCGGCGCGTGGTGCTGGCGTGCTTTCCGACGGAGGAGCACGAGATTGGACTGTTGGGCGCGGCGCTGAGGCTCCGGCACGCGGGGATGTCGGTGACGCTGTTGGGGCAGCGGACGCCAGCGGCGGAGGTGGGGCGGGTGGCGCACGCGCTGAAGGCGGAGCTCGTGGGGCTGTCGGCGGTGACGGACGAGGGGGCCCGGGTGTTCGAGGACACGCTGTCCCGAATCCTGGAGGGCATTCCCCAGGGGACGCCGGTCTGGGTGGGGGGTCCTGGGGCGCTGTTGCACCGCGAGGTGGGCGAGCGGCTGGGGGTGCACGTCTTCGAGAGCGGGGACGACTGGGCGCGGCTGCTGGGCGCGTGA
- a CDS encoding peptide MFS transporter produces the protein MTQTPATRSASDSALPPGPPGGPPSPGLEQRGFFGHPRGLATLFFTEMWERFSFYGMRALLILFMTAAVEKGGLGFDAQKASAIYGLYGAGVYLTAMPGGWLADRLIGQRRAVLFGGIIIALGHFSMALQGVFFFYLGLLLIVLGTGLLKPNISAMVGGLYPEGGARRDAGFSIFYMGINIGGFIAPLVVGYLGEQVDWHLGFGAAGIGMVLGIIQYLVGGKHLGEVGQKPRSEDTQGPGQPKRGSSRTVGLALAGVLVGLLVVLQLLGVVDLTTPVGLANAGGFIIVTLALAFFSYMFTAGGLDAAEKRRLGVIGVFFICSAIFWAGFEQAGSSLNLFARELTDRKVLGWEMPSSFLQSINSLLIIGFAPVFAWLWVWLNKRENEPSSPAKFSLGLVLLGTGFVVMVAASLATAGGNKVSPMWLVLTYLLHTFGELSLSPVGLSTVTKLSPQRTVGQMMGVWFMSMSLGNLIAGRVAGQFEAMPLPQLFGAVAAVAVGAGLVLAVFVRPLRRMMGGVH, from the coding sequence ATGACCCAGACACCCGCCACGCGGTCCGCCAGCGACTCGGCCCTTCCCCCTGGCCCACCTGGAGGCCCGCCCTCACCGGGGCTGGAGCAGCGAGGCTTCTTCGGCCACCCGCGAGGGCTCGCCACGCTCTTCTTCACCGAGATGTGGGAGCGCTTCAGCTTCTACGGCATGCGGGCGCTGCTCATCCTCTTCATGACGGCGGCCGTGGAGAAGGGGGGCCTGGGCTTCGATGCACAGAAGGCGAGCGCCATCTACGGGCTCTATGGCGCGGGCGTGTACCTCACCGCCATGCCGGGAGGGTGGCTGGCGGACCGGCTCATCGGCCAGCGGCGCGCGGTGCTCTTCGGCGGCATCATCATCGCCCTGGGCCACTTCAGCATGGCGCTGCAGGGGGTGTTCTTCTTCTACCTGGGCCTGCTGCTCATCGTGCTGGGCACGGGACTGCTCAAGCCCAACATCAGCGCCATGGTGGGTGGCCTCTACCCCGAGGGCGGAGCACGGCGCGACGCGGGCTTCTCCATCTTCTACATGGGCATCAACATCGGCGGCTTCATCGCGCCGCTGGTGGTGGGCTACCTGGGCGAGCAGGTGGACTGGCACCTCGGCTTCGGCGCCGCGGGCATCGGCATGGTGCTCGGCATCATCCAGTACCTGGTGGGCGGCAAGCACCTGGGCGAGGTGGGACAGAAGCCCAGGAGCGAGGACACCCAGGGGCCAGGGCAGCCGAAGCGGGGCTCCTCGCGCACGGTGGGGCTCGCGTTGGCGGGCGTGCTGGTGGGACTGCTGGTGGTGTTGCAGCTGCTGGGCGTGGTGGACCTGACGACGCCGGTGGGCCTGGCCAACGCGGGCGGCTTCATCATCGTGACGCTGGCGCTCGCGTTCTTCTCCTACATGTTCACGGCTGGCGGGCTGGACGCCGCGGAGAAGCGGCGGCTGGGCGTCATCGGCGTCTTCTTCATCTGCTCGGCCATCTTCTGGGCCGGCTTCGAGCAGGCGGGCTCCTCGCTCAACCTCTTCGCCCGGGAGCTGACGGACCGGAAGGTGTTGGGCTGGGAGATGCCATCGAGCTTCCTCCAGTCCATCAACTCGCTGCTCATCATCGGCTTCGCGCCGGTGTTCGCCTGGCTGTGGGTGTGGCTCAACAAGCGCGAGAACGAGCCGAGCAGCCCGGCCAAGTTCTCCCTGGGGCTGGTGCTTCTGGGCACGGGCTTCGTGGTGATGGTGGCGGCCTCGCTGGCGACAGCGGGAGGGAACAAGGTGAGCCCCATGTGGCTGGTGCTCACCTACCTGCTGCACACCTTCGGCGAGCTGAGCCTCAGCCCGGTGGGCCTGAGCACGGTGACGAAGCTGTCCCCGCAGCGGACGGTGGGGCAGATGATGGGCGTGTGGTTCATGTCCATGTCGCTGGGCAACCTCATCGCCGGGCGCGTGGCGGGACAGTTCGAGGCCATGCCCCTGCCCCAGCTCTTCGGCGCGGTGGCGGCCGTGGCCGTTGGCGCGGGCCTGGTGCTGGCCGTCTTCGTCCGCCCGCTCCGGCGGATGATGGGCGGGGTGCACTGA
- a CDS encoding thiamine pyrophosphate-binding protein has translation MTPAEPQTRPQEPAAPARLRSFRTLEDVTVVEALLAHLEAERVDTVFGIPGGNIAPLVQALRRQSRIRFIIGSHEGGTAFMADGYARATGKLGVCAVTAGPGATNAMTGVASAHLDQVPVLTLSGQVSTERFGLAAIQESTDEGGINTAEMFRHCTASSSTIVDAKSFPRLLERALKTAQAVPYGAVHLSVPTNIARQKLEKVSVPTAPGAWKGTLSAAPASEVYTAFELLRQAKRPLLYLGSGAREALEGRGAEFTAFVRRYCLPVATSLRGKGLFSEEDALSLGVLGIAGSKRAEQYLREGVDVLMVLGSRLGEWASKSFSSLFQMASTVIQVDATPSVIGQFLQVNLPIVADVSSVVGGLVEFGHGSAPGSEALVRERRQHLNELNLAHRAAAAVLPEDGPLKPQHVMAELNPHLRGNTDLYVDMGNCTGWATHCLRIAPPARVFYPCGLSSMGWSMGAVIGGKVGRPENTAIALTGDGSFLMNGTELVTAVRYQVGAVYLVLNDNYLGMVNHGEHSQAKGEYALDDAFFSLGDPDLVKFSESLGARAYEVTRPGQLARLLPEVLRRADEERRPQVIVARIDYREVPPYGDRFAAVASAPKEG, from the coding sequence GTGACCCCGGCCGAGCCGCAGACCCGCCCGCAGGAGCCGGCGGCCCCGGCGCGGCTGCGCTCCTTCCGGACGCTGGAGGACGTGACGGTGGTGGAGGCCCTGCTGGCGCACCTGGAGGCGGAGCGGGTGGACACGGTGTTCGGCATCCCCGGAGGCAACATCGCGCCCCTGGTGCAGGCGCTGCGCCGCCAGTCGCGCATCCGCTTCATCATCGGCAGCCACGAGGGCGGCACGGCCTTCATGGCGGACGGGTACGCGCGCGCCACCGGCAAGCTGGGCGTGTGCGCGGTGACGGCCGGCCCCGGGGCCACCAACGCGATGACGGGCGTGGCCTCGGCGCACCTGGATCAGGTGCCGGTGCTGACCCTCAGCGGACAGGTGTCCACCGAGCGCTTCGGCCTGGCCGCCATCCAGGAGAGCACCGACGAGGGCGGCATCAACACGGCGGAGATGTTCCGGCACTGCACGGCCTCGAGCAGCACCATCGTGGACGCGAAGAGCTTCCCCCGGCTGCTGGAGCGGGCGCTGAAGACGGCGCAGGCGGTGCCGTACGGGGCGGTGCACCTGAGCGTGCCCACCAACATCGCCCGGCAGAAGCTGGAGAAGGTGAGCGTGCCCACGGCGCCGGGCGCGTGGAAGGGCACGCTGTCCGCGGCGCCGGCCTCCGAGGTGTACACGGCCTTCGAGCTGCTGCGCCAGGCGAAGCGGCCCCTGCTGTACCTGGGCTCGGGCGCGCGCGAGGCGCTGGAGGGCCGGGGCGCGGAGTTCACCGCCTTCGTGCGCCGCTACTGCCTGCCCGTGGCCACCAGCCTGCGCGGCAAGGGGCTCTTCTCCGAGGAGGATGCGCTGTCGCTGGGCGTGCTGGGCATCGCCGGCAGCAAGCGCGCCGAGCAGTACCTGCGCGAGGGCGTGGACGTGCTGATGGTGCTGGGCAGCCGCCTGGGGGAGTGGGCCAGCAAGAGCTTCTCCTCGCTCTTCCAGATGGCGAGCACCGTCATCCAGGTGGACGCCACCCCGTCCGTCATCGGCCAGTTCCTCCAGGTGAACCTGCCCATCGTCGCGGACGTGAGCTCGGTGGTGGGAGGCCTGGTGGAGTTCGGCCACGGCTCCGCGCCGGGCAGCGAGGCGCTGGTGCGCGAGCGCCGGCAGCACCTCAACGAGCTGAACCTCGCCCACCGGGCGGCGGCGGCGGTGCTGCCCGAGGACGGCCCGCTCAAGCCCCAGCACGTCATGGCGGAGCTCAACCCGCACCTGCGCGGGAACACGGACCTGTACGTGGACATGGGCAACTGCACCGGCTGGGCCACGCACTGCCTGCGCATCGCCCCGCCCGCGCGCGTCTTCTATCCCTGCGGCCTGTCTTCCATGGGCTGGTCGATGGGCGCGGTCATCGGCGGGAAGGTGGGCCGCCCGGAGAACACGGCCATCGCGCTCACGGGAGATGGCTCGTTCCTGATGAATGGGACGGAGCTCGTCACCGCGGTGCGCTACCAGGTGGGCGCCGTGTACCTCGTCCTCAATGACAACTACCTGGGGATGGTGAATCACGGAGAGCACTCGCAGGCGAAGGGCGAGTACGCGCTGGACGACGCCTTCTTCAGCCTGGGGGACCCGGACCTGGTGAAGTTCTCCGAGTCGCTCGGGGCGCGAGCCTACGAGGTGACACGGCCGGGCCAGCTCGCGCGGCTGCTGCCCGAGGTGCTCCGGCGCGCGGACGAGGAGCGCCGGCCGCAGGTCATCGTGGCCCGCATCGACTACCGCGAGGTGCCGCCGTACGGGGACCGGTTCGCCGCCGTCGCCTCGGCCCCCAAGGAGGGCTGA
- a CDS encoding Rossmann-fold NAD(P)-binding domain-containing protein, translated as MTDVRDPRVQDALRQACDELGLPLSYRGCVYPLLREPEGEWPLCCGGGCYPCAQTLVDVAMRTLQLLGTPRTAPVE; from the coding sequence GTGACCGACGTGAGAGACCCCCGTGTGCAGGACGCGCTCCGCCAGGCGTGTGACGAGCTCGGGCTGCCCCTCTCCTACCGAGGATGCGTGTACCCGCTCCTGCGAGAGCCCGAGGGCGAGTGGCCCCTATGCTGCGGCGGGGGATGCTACCCGTGTGCGCAGACGCTCGTGGATGTCGCGATGCGCACGCTGCAACTGCTCGGCACTCCGCGCACCGCGCCCGTGGAGTGA
- a CDS encoding M24 family metallopeptidase: MTLYRRAVLCLLLALNVACATARPGATETRVVRLPSGSEQLALRESWLARRHELLLPMMRRHGVGMWIIVNEEFHDDPLTPCVAPPRPYMGNRDLFVFIDAGEQGLKKYALTDYVEENVARFFESLDAGGQQEALAVLYKQYRPKTIALGIGGKRGVTRSLTRDSYTFLVESLGSEAEARFMSAAPLIEEYLDTRLPEELEHYRAMVVLTEELVRRALSAEVVKPGVTRVGDVRRWLYDELWRLGLVTWFQPDLRVQRRGQGNGSSRGFLAVAREDVLIQRGDLLHVDFGLSFLGLHTDWQKMAYVLREGERDAPEGLKRALANTNVLQDALVRLSRPGRSSAEVYEAVMAEMKQKGIQAQVYSHPLGNQGHALGASIDFRSASRKQEPKPLREGSYIAIELNTRTAVPEWDGQEVYAMEEDPAYLTREGWRFFVPRQEAYYLIP; the protein is encoded by the coding sequence ATGACGTTGTACCGCCGTGCCGTTCTCTGCTTGTTGCTCGCGCTGAATGTGGCTTGTGCCACGGCGCGCCCCGGTGCAACGGAGACGCGGGTGGTCCGGTTGCCGAGTGGTTCCGAGCAGCTCGCCCTGCGCGAGTCCTGGCTCGCCAGGCGCCATGAGCTGCTCCTGCCGATGATGCGCCGCCACGGTGTGGGCATGTGGATCATCGTGAACGAGGAGTTCCATGACGATCCGCTCACCCCCTGTGTCGCACCGCCGCGTCCCTACATGGGGAATCGGGACCTCTTCGTCTTCATCGACGCGGGCGAGCAGGGGTTGAAGAAGTACGCGCTGACGGACTACGTGGAGGAGAACGTCGCGCGCTTCTTCGAGTCGCTGGATGCGGGTGGGCAGCAGGAGGCGCTGGCCGTGCTCTACAAGCAGTACCGGCCGAAGACGATCGCGCTGGGCATCGGCGGCAAGCGTGGGGTGACACGCAGCCTGACGCGGGACTCGTACACGTTCCTCGTGGAGTCGCTGGGGTCCGAGGCGGAGGCGCGCTTCATGAGCGCGGCGCCCCTCATCGAGGAGTACCTGGACACGCGCCTCCCGGAGGAGCTGGAGCACTACCGGGCGATGGTGGTTCTCACGGAGGAGCTGGTACGGCGGGCGCTCTCCGCCGAAGTGGTGAAGCCGGGCGTCACGCGGGTGGGGGACGTACGCCGCTGGTTGTATGACGAGCTGTGGCGGCTGGGCCTGGTGACCTGGTTCCAACCGGATCTGCGCGTGCAGCGCAGGGGGCAGGGCAATGGGTCCTCGAGGGGATTTCTCGCGGTGGCCCGGGAGGACGTGCTCATCCAGCGGGGCGACCTGCTGCACGTGGACTTCGGCCTCAGCTTCCTGGGTCTGCACACCGACTGGCAGAAGATGGCGTACGTGCTGCGCGAGGGCGAGAGGGACGCCCCCGAGGGGCTGAAGCGGGCGCTGGCGAACACGAACGTGCTCCAGGACGCGCTGGTGAGGCTCTCGCGTCCGGGGCGCTCGTCCGCCGAGGTGTACGAGGCGGTGATGGCCGAGATGAAGCAGAAGGGGATTCAGGCGCAGGTGTACTCGCACCCGTTGGGCAATCAGGGTCATGCATTGGGGGCGTCCATCGACTTCCGCTCGGCCAGCCGGAAGCAGGAGCCCAAGCCGCTGCGGGAGGGCTCGTACATCGCCATCGAGCTCAACACGCGCACCGCGGTGCCCGAGTGGGATGGCCAGGAGGTCTACGCGATGGAGGAGGATCCCGCGTACCTCACCCGCGAGGGCTGGCGCTTCTTCGTGCCTCGGCAGGAGGCGTACTACCTCATTCCGTAG